The following are from one region of the Pseudorasbora parva isolate DD20220531a chromosome 12, ASM2467924v1, whole genome shotgun sequence genome:
- the lnp1 gene encoding leukemia NUP98 fusion partner 1, producing the protein MDNEEDDDGNFTKWMSSYWGHGEEHAKERKRSFRTPSRYKADRRASLPCMSQLEAMKVNHVHAMTPAHVHSKSREEKEVHSHPRARRVSSDENSRTKMGGPECHIPTIPELSESLEKRLRFHNQKVISLGNANSICLICNEELRNGRGGIQELKCSHHFHKEIVQAKWPEHRTRPRSGSSAPACERGKETPFCPGQEEYCLPRRQLSLRRQR; encoded by the exons ATGGACAATGAGGAGGATGATGATGGGAACTTTACCAAGTGGATGAGCAGTTACTGGGGGCACGGGGAGGAGCACGCCAAAGAAAGGAAGAGGAGCTTCAGGACGCCATCCCGCTACAAAGCTGACCGCCGTGCCTCTTTGCCCTGCATG TCTCAGCTTGAAGCCATGAAGGTGAACCATGTCCATGCTATGACCCCTGCCCATGTCCACTCAAAGAGCCGCGAGGAGAAGGAGGTGCACTCTCACCCTCGTGCCCGGCGTGTGTCTTCAGACGAAAACAGCAGAACCAAAATGGGAGGACCTGAATGTCACATCCCCACCATTCCAGAGCTCTCCGAGAGTTTAGAGAAGAGGCTGCGTTTCCACAACCAGAAGGTGATATCACTG GGCAATGCAAATAGCATATGTCTTATTTGCAATGAAGAACTTCGGAATGGACGTGGTGGCATCCAAGAACTTAAATGCAGTCATCATTTTCATAAAGAG ATTGTGCAGGCAAAATGGCCAGAGCACCGTACACGTCCACGAAGTGGGAGTTCTGCACCTGCATGTGAACGAGGGAAGGAGACACCGTTCTGCCCTGGACAAGAAGAATATTGCTTACCCCGTCGTCAACTCTCTTTACGTAGACAGCGTTGA